One stretch of Candidatus Bathyarchaeia archaeon DNA includes these proteins:
- the dinB gene encoding DNA polymerase IV: MPQKQRIIFHLDMDHFYTAVETRERPELAGKPVVVGADPKGGLGRGVVSTSNYEAREVGVRSGIPISRAWKLCPNAVYLPPNFPLYIRVSNQIMAIARGYGDRFEQWGIDEAFLDVSGRVKDFGEAKALAKRLKQEIVDKERLTCSIGVGPNKLLAKIASDFQKPDGLTVVKEEEAEEFLRPLPVRKLLWVGKKTEPKLKAVGIETVGDLARFDPAVLVELFGVAGRQMYLMAHGVDRSEVQEREGVKSISHETTFEEDTANAPTILEALEALAEEVSKEAQMQRLFFKTVTIKIRYQNFETHTRSKTLQFMINRPQDLKKTSRELLTPYLQGERKIRLIGVRVSSFVSGAKQQTLL; this comes from the coding sequence ATGCCTCAGAAACAGCGCATAATCTTTCATTTAGATATGGATCATTTTTATACGGCAGTGGAGACTCGTGAGCGTCCTGAGCTTGCGGGTAAGCCTGTGGTGGTTGGGGCCGACCCTAAAGGTGGCTTGGGCAGAGGCGTCGTGTCCACAAGCAATTATGAGGCACGTGAGGTGGGGGTGCGTTCGGGGATTCCGATTTCGCGGGCGTGGAAGCTTTGCCCCAACGCCGTTTATTTGCCGCCCAATTTTCCCCTATACATCCGCGTCTCCAACCAGATCATGGCAATTGCACGGGGTTACGGGGATAGGTTTGAGCAGTGGGGTATTGATGAGGCGTTTTTGGATGTTTCGGGGCGCGTCAAGGACTTTGGGGAGGCGAAGGCGTTGGCTAAGCGGCTTAAGCAGGAAATCGTCGATAAGGAGCGTCTCACGTGCTCGATTGGGGTGGGTCCCAACAAGCTTCTCGCCAAAATCGCCAGCGATTTTCAAAAGCCCGACGGCTTAACCGTGGTCAAGGAAGAAGAGGCGGAGGAATTTTTGCGCCCGTTGCCCGTGCGTAAGCTTCTGTGGGTGGGCAAAAAAACTGAACCCAAACTCAAGGCAGTGGGCATCGAAACGGTTGGTGACCTTGCACGGTTTGACCCCGCGGTGTTGGTGGAGCTTTTTGGGGTGGCAGGCAGGCAAATGTACCTGATGGCGCACGGGGTAGATCGCAGCGAAGTACAGGAGCGGGAGGGTGTGAAGTCCATAAGTCACGAAACCACCTTTGAGGAAGATACCGCCAACGCCCCCACAATCCTCGAAGCCCTTGAAGCCTTAGCCGAGGAAGTCAGCAAGGAGGCGCAGATGCAGCGGCTGTTCTTTAAAACCGTCACCATCAAAATCCGCTACCAAAACTTCGAAACCCACACCCGCAGCAAAACCCTGCAGTTCATGATCAACCGCCCCCAAGACCTCAAAAAAACCTCCCGCGAACTCCTAACGCCATACCTGCAGGGGGAACGCAAAATTAGGTTGATTGGGGTGCGGGTTTCCAGTTTTGTTTCAGGCGCAAAACAACAGACGCTACTTTAG
- a CDS encoding NAD(P)-dependent glycerol-1-phosphate dehydrogenase, with product MQLPREVIVGKGTLYRIPEVVKRLGIQGPALIIAGQRSCEIAGNTVRDLLVQSDITVDTLLVQTATLRDVLTIEERIAELKPQVLFGVGGGTKIDAAKLSSAHQEIPFVSVPTTLSHDGIASPLASIKGFDKPYSAMSQAPLAIIADTQIIGLEPWRFVVSGCGDVLAKFTAVKDWRLAHTECHEYYGEYAASLALMSATLVEENAELMHPGNEEGTALLLEALISCGVAMSIAGSSRPCSGSEHLFSHALSMVKSSGAMHGEQCGVGSILMAYLYGANWRRIRDTLRRLEAPTNAEELGVSDEDIVKALELAVTIRPDRYTILHKLKLDADSCRKVAKVTEVIK from the coding sequence ATGCAGCTTCCTCGCGAAGTCATCGTCGGAAAAGGAACGCTTTACCGCATTCCTGAAGTTGTGAAACGGTTGGGCATACAAGGACCCGCGCTGATTATTGCAGGGCAACGAAGTTGTGAAATTGCAGGAAACACCGTGCGGGACTTGCTGGTGCAGTCAGACATCACGGTAGATACGCTTCTGGTTCAAACAGCCACTTTAAGAGATGTGTTAACCATTGAGGAACGCATTGCAGAGTTGAAGCCGCAGGTGCTTTTCGGCGTGGGTGGCGGAACCAAAATTGACGCGGCTAAACTCAGTTCTGCGCATCAGGAAATTCCGTTCGTTAGCGTGCCAACAACCCTTAGTCATGATGGCATTGCCAGTCCCCTTGCCAGCATCAAAGGCTTTGACAAACCTTACTCCGCAATGTCACAGGCGCCGTTGGCTATAATCGCGGACACCCAGATTATTGGGTTGGAGCCGTGGAGGTTTGTTGTTAGCGGCTGCGGGGACGTTTTAGCCAAGTTTACGGCGGTGAAGGATTGGCGGCTTGCCCATACGGAATGTCACGAGTACTATGGGGAGTACGCTGCGAGTTTGGCGCTTATGAGTGCCACGTTGGTTGAAGAAAACGCGGAGCTGATGCATCCGGGCAATGAGGAGGGCACGGCGCTTCTGCTTGAAGCTTTAATCAGTTGTGGGGTTGCCATGAGCATCGCGGGGAGCAGTCGCCCGTGTAGTGGTTCGGAGCATTTGTTTAGTCATGCTTTGTCTATGGTTAAGTCTTCGGGGGCGATGCATGGGGAGCAGTGTGGTGTGGGCTCGATTTTGATGGCTTATTTGTATGGGGCGAATTGGAGGCGGATACGGGATACGTTGAGGCGTTTGGAGGCGCCCACTAACGCGGAGGAGCTCGGGGTTTCTGATGAGGACATTGTGAAGGCGTTGGAGTTGGCGGTCACTATACGCCCCGACCGGTACACCATACTGCACAAGCTGAAGTTGGATGCGGATAGCTGCCGCAAAGTGGCTAAAGTTACTGAAGTTATAAAATAG
- a CDS encoding catalase: MSDNNKKNLRTNFGRKIDDDQNSVTGGSRGPALLQDIHLIEKLAHFNRERIPERIVHAKGAGAGGYFEVTSDVTKYTKANFLSQVGQRTEVFVRFSTVGGEKGSADAERDPRGFAVKFYTKEGNYDLVGNNTPVFFIRDPIKFPDFIHTQKRNPETNLKDANMFWDFLSLTPESLHQVTILFSDRGTPKSYRNMNGYSSHTYKWYNDKGEYVWVKYHFKTDQGIQNLTRQEAEHLKGTDPDHATRDLHNAIARGEYPSWTLQVQIMPPEDADKYRFDIFDVTKVWPHSDYPPINIGRMVLNRNPDNYFAEVEQAAFSPGNFVPGIAASPDKMLQGRLFAYYDAHRYRLGPNYHLLPVNRPKAVEAANYQRDGYMRFDANGGKGPNYYPNSFAGPEPDIQAAEPQFKVEGNAARQPYTYPHDDFVQPGDLFRKVMTEQDRENLIGNIVTHLCNANKEIQIRQTKLFYKADPEYGRRVAEGLGLKI, from the coding sequence ATGAGTGACAACAATAAAAAAAACCTTAGAACGAATTTTGGACGAAAAATTGATGATGACCAAAACTCGGTTACTGGAGGCTCACGCGGTCCAGCCCTGTTGCAGGACATCCACCTAATTGAGAAGCTGGCTCATTTTAACCGTGAACGCATACCCGAACGTATCGTGCACGCTAAAGGCGCTGGTGCAGGCGGCTACTTTGAAGTCACAAGCGACGTAACAAAATACACCAAGGCAAATTTTCTCTCGCAAGTCGGTCAACGCACTGAAGTCTTTGTGAGGTTCTCTACAGTCGGTGGTGAAAAAGGCTCTGCAGACGCAGAACGTGACCCCCGCGGATTCGCAGTTAAATTCTACACCAAAGAAGGCAACTACGACTTAGTGGGCAACAACACACCCGTATTCTTCATCCGCGACCCCATAAAGTTCCCTGACTTCATCCACACCCAAAAACGCAACCCAGAAACCAACCTCAAAGACGCCAACATGTTCTGGGACTTCCTCTCCCTCACGCCAGAATCACTACATCAAGTGACCATCCTGTTCTCAGACAGAGGAACACCCAAATCATACCGCAACATGAACGGCTACAGCAGCCACACCTACAAATGGTACAACGACAAAGGCGAATACGTCTGGGTCAAATACCACTTCAAAACGGATCAAGGCATCCAAAACCTGACCCGCCAAGAAGCGGAACACCTCAAAGGCACCGACCCTGACCACGCCACCCGCGACTTGCACAACGCCATCGCCCGAGGCGAATACCCCTCTTGGACGCTACAAGTGCAGATAATGCCCCCTGAAGACGCTGACAAATACCGTTTTGACATCTTTGACGTGACTAAAGTTTGGCCCCACAGCGACTACCCGCCAATAAACATTGGACGCATGGTGCTAAACCGCAACCCCGACAACTACTTCGCCGAAGTCGAACAAGCCGCGTTCTCGCCAGGCAACTTTGTACCGGGCATCGCTGCCTCACCAGACAAAATGTTGCAGGGCAGACTGTTTGCTTACTATGACGCCCACCGATACCGCCTCGGACCCAACTACCATCTGTTGCCTGTAAACCGCCCCAAAGCAGTTGAAGCCGCAAACTACCAACGCGACGGCTACATGCGTTTTGACGCAAACGGCGGCAAAGGACCCAACTACTACCCGAACAGCTTTGCGGGTCCAGAACCCGATATTCAAGCCGCTGAGCCACAATTCAAAGTTGAAGGCAACGCCGCCCGCCAACCCTACACCTACCCCCACGATGACTTCGTGCAACCAGGTGACCTTTTCCGCAAAGTCATGACGGAGCAAGACCGCGAAAACCTCATAGGCAACATCGTCACGCATCTGTGCAATGCAAACAAGGAAATCCAGATACGGCAAACCAAACTCTTCTACAAAGCCGACCCCGAATACGGGCGCCGCGTAGCTGAAGGCTTAGGACTCAAAATCTAA
- a CDS encoding GYD domain-containing protein: MPIYILLSTLTSEGRKTIKERPERIKEVNKEIEAFGAKVLQQYSVIGRYDFVNIVEAPNNDAITRVSIELGSRGTVHIMSMPAMSIDEFLAVLKK, translated from the coding sequence ATGCCCATCTACATTCTTCTGTCCACTCTTACTTCGGAAGGCAGGAAAACCATCAAGGAAAGGCCAGAAAGAATCAAAGAAGTCAACAAGGAAATCGAAGCTTTTGGCGCCAAAGTTTTGCAGCAGTACTCCGTGATTGGACGCTACGACTTTGTCAACATCGTGGAAGCACCCAACAACGACGCCATCACACGTGTGTCGATTGAGTTGGGTTCACGGGGAACCGTCCACATCATGAGTATGCCTGCTATGTCCATTGATGAGTTTCTGGCGGTACTTAAAAAATAA
- a CDS encoding FKBP-type peptidyl-prolyl cis-trans isomerase, protein MALQKGDFILIDYTAKVKETNEVFDTTVDETAKKERLQKEGEIYEPKLIVVGEGWVLKTLDEGLLNMDVGAPQTVEIPPEQAFGPRDPEKVKQVHLKKLAEKGINPAVGMRIEFGGKNAIIRSIGAGRALLDFNPPLAGKTLIYDVTINKKLETLEEKVGALIHRRIPVVEEGKFKYAITDKALTIDMPEDTFYLEGVQIAKRGIAFDIQKFFPDLEETKFIDTFKAPPKPATPPAETTEPKPEETTPAAPAETAQTTPEASQPQPAAPAESSTEQPAKPEETQN, encoded by the coding sequence ATGGCACTTCAAAAAGGAGACTTCATCCTAATCGACTACACTGCCAAAGTGAAGGAAACTAACGAAGTTTTCGACACCACAGTGGACGAAACCGCAAAGAAAGAACGCCTCCAAAAAGAAGGCGAAATCTACGAGCCCAAACTTATAGTCGTAGGCGAAGGCTGGGTCCTCAAAACACTCGACGAGGGTCTACTCAACATGGACGTAGGCGCCCCCCAAACCGTCGAAATCCCCCCTGAACAAGCCTTCGGACCCCGCGACCCCGAAAAAGTCAAACAAGTCCACCTCAAAAAACTCGCCGAAAAAGGCATCAACCCCGCCGTCGGCATGCGCATCGAATTCGGCGGCAAAAACGCCATCATACGCAGCATCGGCGCAGGACGCGCACTCCTCGACTTTAACCCGCCCCTCGCAGGAAAAACCCTCATCTACGACGTCACCATCAACAAAAAACTCGAAACACTCGAAGAAAAAGTCGGCGCCCTCATCCACCGCAGAATCCCCGTCGTGGAAGAAGGCAAATTCAAATACGCAATCACCGACAAAGCCTTAACCATCGACATGCCCGAAGACACCTTCTACCTTGAAGGCGTCCAAATCGCCAAACGCGGCATCGCCTTTGACATCCAAAAATTCTTCCCCGACCTAGAAGAAACCAAATTCATCGACACCTTCAAAGCACCACCAAAACCCGCCACACCACCAGCAGAAACCACCGAACCTAAACCTGAAGAAACAACCCCAGCAGCACCCGCAGAAACAGCACAGACAACACCCGAAGCATCACAGCCCCAACCCGCCGCCCCCGCAGAATCCTCAACAGAGCAGCCAGCAAAACCCGAAGAAACCCAAAACTAA